A single window of Salvia splendens isolate huo1 chromosome 6, SspV2, whole genome shotgun sequence DNA harbors:
- the LOC121806975 gene encoding protein DETOXIFICATION 25-like, protein MDNGIHDKLLRSEGKEVGDLKERVYDESKKIWRIALPGIVARVAAFGALIVTQSFIGHISSVDLAAYALVQTLTVRFANGILIGMSSATETLCGQAYGAKQYHMMGIYLQRSWIVNLIICTLLMPLFIFGGAIFHLLGEESDIASAAGYISWWFIPMVYNFVFTLTIQMYLQAQQKNIVVAWISIVQFIVHVLLSWLFVYHLNLGIPGAMTALNISSLLVSFVELAYILGGWCPETWTGFSSAAFKDLLPVIKLSISSGVMVCLELWYNSILVLLAGYMHNAEVAISAFSICLNINGWEFMLCLGFLGAACVRIANELGRGDVNATKFSIKVLLSTSVLIGVVCTIPCLAFGHNLGYLFTNDEAVVKAVANLSHLLAISVLLNSIYPVLSGVSVGAGLQGTVAIINLCCYYIVGIPIGALLGYIAGLQVEGIWIGMIIGILVQTLALSYMAFKTDWDLQVKLAAERLQRWALKSPDKNDSA, encoded by the exons ATGGATAATGGCATTCATGATAAGCTGCTGAGGTCAGAAGGGAAGGAGGTTGGTGATTTGAAAGAAAGAGTCTACGACGAGTCGAAGAAGATATGGAGGATAGCTCTTCCTGGCATAGTTGCCAGAGTTGCAGCATTTGGTGCCTTGATTGTCACTCAATCCTTCATCGGCCACATTAGCTCTGTTGATCTTGCTGCTTACGCGCTTGTTCAGACGCTCACAGTTCGTTTCGCCAATGGAATTCTG ATTGGAATGTCGAGTGCAACCGAGACTCTCTGTGGACAAGCATACGGGGCGAAACAGTACCACATGATGGGGATTTACCTGCAAAGATCATGGATTGTGAACTTGATAATCTGCACCCTCTTGATGCCTCTGTTCATCTTCGGAGGGGCCATATTCCATCTGCTAGGCGAAGAATCTGACATTGCATCTGCAGCGGGGTACATCTCGTGGTGGTTCATCCCCATGGTGTACAACTTCGTCTTCACTCTGACGATCCAGATGTATCTGCAAGCGCAGCAGAAGAACATCGTGGTTGCTTGGATATCCATTGTGCAGTTCATCGTGCATGTGCTGCTCTCATGGCTATTCGTGTACCATCTCAACTTGGGGATTCCTGGCGCCATGACCGCCCTCAACATATCGTCATTGTTGGTGAGCTTTGTTGAGCTCGCGTATATCCTAGGAGGCTGGTGCCCTGAGACGTGGACGGGGTTCAGCAGCGCTGCTTTCAAGGATTTGTTGCCCGTGATCAAGCTCTCGATCTCCTCTGGTGTCATGGTTTG CTTGGAATTGTGGTACAATTCGATACTGGTGTTGTTGGCCGGGTACATGCACAATGCTGAGGTTGCCATATCCGCATTTTCCATTTG CCTCAATATCAACGGATGGGAGTTCATGCTTTGCCTCGGATTTCTTGGCGCTGCATG TGTGCGGATCGCAAATGAACTGGGACGAGGAGATGTTAACGCAACTAAGTTCTCTATCAAAGTCCTTCTATCCACTTCCGTGTTGATTGGGGTGGTCTGCACCATCCCCTGCTTGGCCTTCGGGCACAACCTGGGATACTTGTTCACCAACGACGAGGCAGTCGTGAAGGCTGTTGCAAATCTGTCTCATCTTCTCGCCATCTCGGTGCTGCTCAACAGTATCTATCCGGTGCTCTCAGGTGTGTCTGTTGGGGCAGGGCTGCAAGGAACGGTTGCGATTATCAACCTGTGCTGCTATTATATAGTTGGAATTCCGATTGGGGCTCTACTGGGATACATTGCAGGTCTACAAGTTGAG GGAATATGGATCGGAATGATCATTGGAATTCTAGTACAGACGCTGGCGCTGAGCTACATGGCTTTTAAAACCGACTGGGACCTTCAGGTGAAGCTAGCCGCTGAACGGCTGCAGCGTTGGGCCCTCAAGTCACCGGATAAAAACGACAGCGCTTGA